In Planctomycetota bacterium, the following are encoded in one genomic region:
- the rpiA gene encoding ribose-5-phosphate isomerase RpiA, translated as MHDHAGGTDRLALEAVAPIQSGMIVGLGTGRTANRAIRALARRVRDEKLDIDCVCSSLASESLAKELGLPLVSFNEIEALDYTFDGADEVDHQLRMLKGGHGAITRQRLLAAVSRRCVYLASEEKLVQRLGTRALLAVTIIPFGIASTRNRLREMGLSGVLRRTLDGEVFVSDGGGVVFDMRFSEAADVEQLSLALDHVPGVVDHGFFLTEADEVFIEGKKGDIRVLTPPAQ; from the coding sequence GTGCACGACCACGCGGGCGGGACCGACCGCCTCGCCTTGGAGGCCGTTGCGCCGATCCAGTCGGGCATGATCGTGGGCCTGGGCACGGGGCGCACGGCCAACCGCGCGATCCGCGCCCTCGCCCGGCGCGTGCGCGACGAGAAGCTCGACATCGACTGCGTGTGCTCCAGCCTCGCGTCCGAGTCGCTCGCCAAGGAGCTCGGGCTCCCGCTGGTCTCGTTCAACGAGATCGAGGCGCTCGACTACACGTTCGACGGCGCGGACGAGGTCGATCACCAGCTCCGCATGCTCAAGGGCGGGCACGGCGCCATCACGCGCCAGCGCCTGCTGGCCGCCGTCTCGCGCCGCTGCGTGTATCTCGCGAGCGAAGAGAAGCTCGTGCAGCGCCTGGGCACGCGGGCGCTGCTCGCGGTCACGATCATCCCCTTCGGCATCGCCAGCACCCGCAACCGCCTGCGCGAGATGGGCCTCTCGGGCGTGCTCCGGCGCACGCTCGACGGCGAGGTCTTCGTCTCCGACGGCGGGGGCGTGGTGTTCGACATGCGATTCTCCGAGGCCGCCGACGTCGAGCAGCTCTCGCTCGCCCTCGACCACGTCCCGGGCGTGGTGGACCATGGGTTCTTCCTGACCGAGGCCGACGAGGTGTTCATCGAGGGCAAGAAGGGCGACATCCGGGTGCTGACCCCGCCCGCCCAGTAG